The following are encoded together in the uncultured Sphaerochaeta sp. genome:
- a CDS encoding ABC transporter ATP-binding protein: MEQAIICKGVKKQVGNFALDYQEFSVAQGTVHGLIGANGSGKTTTLKLLLGLLRQDAGDVTVLGSTNIGLDDQTRNSIGFMVEDAGIPSMLNPLEMGRVFQGVYSAWDASCYQQLLKQFHLDPKKPYRKCSRGMKVKLQLAIALSHQSKLLILDEPTSGLDPVSREEIITLLSRFSEHEDHTILISSHITSDLEKLCDYVTFLEDGKIRLSSEKDELLERYRLVQIPSTRIADIEPNAIKGRKDGQFQSEFLMRSEEVPQFGEVQRVTLEQIIIMLSKGGDWS; encoded by the coding sequence ATGGAACAGGCTATTATATGCAAGGGAGTGAAGAAACAGGTTGGAAACTTTGCCCTTGACTACCAGGAATTCTCGGTAGCACAGGGTACCGTGCATGGGCTCATTGGAGCGAACGGGAGTGGCAAGACCACAACCCTCAAGCTTCTGCTGGGGTTATTACGACAGGATGCTGGCGATGTTACGGTTCTTGGTAGTACGAATATTGGATTGGATGACCAGACAAGGAACTCCATAGGCTTCATGGTGGAAGATGCGGGTATTCCTAGCATGCTGAATCCGCTTGAAATGGGAAGGGTCTTTCAGGGGGTTTATTCAGCTTGGGATGCTTCCTGTTACCAACAACTCCTGAAGCAATTTCATCTTGATCCCAAAAAACCTTATAGGAAGTGTTCAAGGGGTATGAAGGTAAAACTGCAACTGGCTATTGCTTTGAGTCATCAGTCAAAACTCCTGATCCTCGATGAACCGACCAGTGGGCTGGATCCGGTGAGCAGGGAAGAGATCATAACCTTGCTCTCACGTTTTAGCGAACATGAGGACCATACGATCCTTATCAGCAGTCATATCACCAGTGATCTGGAGAAGCTCTGCGATTATGTGACATTCCTGGAAGATGGGAAGATTCGTCTATCGAGTGAAAAAGATGAACTGCTTGAACGCTATCGCTTGGTACAGATCCCATCCACAAGGATTGCTGATATTGAACCCAATGCGATAAAAGGTAGGAAAGATGGACAATTCCAGAGTGAGTTCCTGATGAGAAGTGAGGAAGTGCCTCAATTTGGGGAGGTCCAACGTGTTACCTTGGAGCAAATAATCATCATGCTATCCAAGGGAGGAGACTGGTCATGA
- a CDS encoding ABC-2 transporter permease: MKSVLTLMLKDWYVLKKRSGITLFLILFFAVFAGLQGGFLYTAMCTMMMIMLTLTTFAYDQSDGWEAYVSALPVSRKAVVQSKYLFGILTVAVSILLVMVSSVVFRGFQIEMVLNALQLQILLGIFFLSLNYPLILKFGFEKSRVWYILITFLLVGAGSALTSIASQTGFQNTALVSVFMGMMVIGLLVVSYFISLGIINRKEFVEI; encoded by the coding sequence ATGAAATCAGTATTAACGTTGATGTTGAAAGATTGGTATGTTTTGAAGAAGCGCTCAGGTATAACTTTGTTCCTTATTCTCTTCTTTGCCGTGTTTGCAGGCTTGCAGGGTGGATTCCTCTATACTGCAATGTGTACCATGATGATGATTATGCTCACCCTTACCACGTTTGCATACGACCAGAGTGATGGTTGGGAAGCGTATGTCTCTGCTCTTCCCGTATCAAGAAAAGCCGTTGTGCAGAGCAAGTATCTATTTGGGATCCTTACAGTAGCCGTTTCCATTTTGTTGGTGATGGTCTCCTCTGTTGTTTTTCGAGGTTTCCAGATTGAAATGGTGCTGAATGCATTGCAGCTTCAGATCTTGCTTGGAATATTTTTCCTTTCATTGAATTATCCGTTGATTTTGAAATTTGGATTTGAGAAGAGCAGGGTGTGGTATATCCTAATCACGTTCCTGCTTGTGGGAGCTGGATCAGCACTCACAAGTATTGCTTCGCAAACAGGCTTCCAGAATACTGCTTTGGTTTCTGTTTTCATGGGAATGATGGTCATCGGCTTGTTGGTTGTTAGTTACTTCATATCACTCGGAATCATAAATAGAAAGGAATTTGTTGAAATTTGA
- a CDS encoding S1 RNA-binding domain-containing protein, whose amino-acid sequence MAEEQEMEEKKTRMQDLLQEEYLKSLDGIEDGQLVAGTVVQVNNEYVFVDVGYKSEGRISRDEFASIPEVGDEVKVVIITKEGKGGQIVVSKKRADFKERTDELKTASESRSPVLGKFEKVIKGGFEVDLGGEYKGFCPLSKADVQRVEDPETMIGITDYFIIDKFHGGTKLKSVVNRREYLDQKIKENKEKFFSTVQIGDVVEGVVKSFTSFGAFIDLGGFDGLLHINDMSWGHVTRPKDFVKKGQVVQLRLINIDPETQKINLSLKHMQEDPWTTFEQKYNVGDTIKAPVTKITTFGAFIEIEPGIEGLAHISELSWTKRINNPKEVLDVGDVVEAKILGYDLDKKRVSLGLKQLEENPWDTISDRYPIGMTLSKPVVKITNSGAFVNLEEGIDGFLHIDDISWTKKVKNMASFCSEGDVIDVVVIRVEPDNRRIRLGVKQLEGNPWQTLRHDYPKFSTISGVITNVTDFGVFVKVMGDIEGLISKYNLVGPDEEFTDEVLKKYNVGDPITAMVVECNPSTQKLSLSVKEMVRRSQQSEIAKYIHEDNENDTYSLAEMMRYKDEDKEKEDN is encoded by the coding sequence GTGGCTGAAGAACAAGAAATGGAAGAAAAGAAGACCAGAATGCAGGATTTACTGCAGGAGGAGTATCTTAAATCTCTTGATGGAATCGAAGACGGTCAGCTCGTGGCCGGTACTGTTGTCCAGGTAAACAACGAGTATGTATTCGTGGATGTCGGTTATAAGAGCGAGGGGCGTATCTCTCGTGACGAATTCGCATCGATTCCTGAAGTAGGTGATGAGGTAAAAGTCGTCATTATCACTAAGGAAGGGAAGGGCGGCCAAATCGTCGTTTCCAAGAAGCGTGCCGATTTCAAAGAACGTACAGATGAACTGAAGACTGCTTCTGAAAGCAGATCTCCCGTTTTGGGCAAGTTTGAAAAGGTAATCAAGGGTGGCTTTGAGGTTGACCTCGGAGGCGAGTACAAGGGTTTCTGTCCCCTCTCAAAGGCTGATGTCCAGAGAGTTGAGGATCCTGAGACCATGATCGGTATCACTGATTACTTCATCATTGACAAGTTCCACGGTGGCACAAAGCTTAAGAGCGTTGTGAATAGACGTGAGTATCTTGACCAGAAAATCAAAGAGAATAAAGAGAAATTCTTCTCCACTGTCCAGATCGGCGATGTAGTCGAAGGTGTTGTGAAGTCATTCACCTCCTTTGGCGCTTTCATCGACCTTGGTGGATTCGATGGACTCTTGCATATCAATGACATGAGCTGGGGCCATGTCACCCGTCCAAAGGACTTCGTAAAGAAGGGGCAGGTGGTACAACTCAGACTCATTAACATCGACCCGGAGACCCAGAAGATCAACCTGAGCTTGAAGCACATGCAGGAAGACCCCTGGACCACCTTCGAGCAGAAATACAATGTTGGTGATACCATCAAGGCTCCGGTAACCAAGATTACCACCTTTGGTGCATTCATTGAGATTGAGCCCGGAATCGAGGGACTCGCACACATAAGTGAGCTTTCCTGGACCAAGCGCATCAACAACCCCAAGGAAGTCCTTGATGTAGGTGATGTCGTTGAAGCAAAGATTCTTGGGTATGACCTCGACAAGAAGCGTGTTTCTTTGGGCCTCAAGCAGCTTGAGGAAAATCCTTGGGACACCATTTCTGATCGCTATCCGATCGGTATGACTCTTTCAAAGCCAGTTGTAAAGATCACCAACAGTGGTGCATTCGTCAACCTGGAAGAGGGTATTGATGGATTCCTCCATATTGATGACATTTCCTGGACCAAGAAAGTCAAGAACATGGCATCCTTCTGCAGTGAAGGTGATGTGATTGACGTTGTGGTCATTCGCGTTGAGCCGGACAATCGTCGTATCCGCCTTGGTGTCAAGCAGCTTGAGGGCAACCCTTGGCAGACTTTGCGTCACGACTATCCCAAGTTCAGCACGATCAGTGGTGTTATCACCAATGTCACAGACTTTGGCGTATTCGTGAAGGTCATGGGAGATATCGAAGGACTGATCAGCAAGTACAACTTGGTTGGTCCGGATGAGGAGTTCACTGACGAAGTACTGAAAAAGTACAATGTCGGCGATCCCATCACTGCAATGGTTGTAGAGTGCAATCCTTCGACCCAGAAGCTCTCACTCTCCGTTAAGGAGATGGTAAGACGCTCTCAGCAGTCGGAAATTGCAAAATATATCCACGAGGATAATGAGAACGATACCTACTCCCTGGCAGAAATGATGCGTTACAAGGATGAGGACAAGGAGAAGGAAGACAACTAA
- a CDS encoding GntR family transcriptional regulator produces the protein MDIILSNANPDPIYAQIAEQIRSQIVSGVLKEGSLLPSIRVLAKELRISVITTKRAYDELEKEGYIQTIAAKGSYVASRNHEQIKEEYLRKIEEHMRAIMLLADFLDLGEEELGMMYALLKRGDV, from the coding sequence TTGGACATCATTCTTTCGAATGCAAACCCTGATCCCATCTATGCACAAATTGCAGAACAAATACGTTCTCAGATTGTTTCTGGGGTTTTGAAGGAGGGTTCGTTGCTTCCCTCCATCAGGGTATTGGCAAAGGAACTGAGAATAAGTGTCATCACCACAAAACGTGCGTATGATGAATTGGAGAAGGAAGGCTATATTCAAACCATTGCAGCAAAGGGAAGCTATGTAGCTTCTCGTAATCATGAGCAGATAAAGGAAGAGTATCTGAGAAAAATTGAGGAACATATGAGAGCAATTATGTTGCTCGCAGATTTCTTGGACCTTGGGGAAGAAGAACTTGGAATGATGTATGCGTTGTTGAAGCGGGGAGATGTGTAG
- the mazG gene encoding nucleoside triphosphate pyrophosphohydrolase produces the protein MIDFPFEKKHSLQDALMQLHTIVTLLRSEEGCPWDREQTSKSVAENLLDETYEYIDEVIKQDFPGQREELGDVLLNAMMLLEIHEEQDDFSVVQALNDVCEKLIRRHPHVFSTAQVSSSGEVIDLWNSIKTTVEGKQSKDDDFFSRVPSSLPPLEMANEIQKKIRKVGFDWPHIDGVIEKVEEELSEVLHAKDHQDNTDEDLEMELGDLLFATVNLTRFLGYNPSVALHRSNQKMRKRFNALYQLAKQKDVPLDQEHLEEMDQLWQEVKSEETR, from the coding sequence ATGATTGACTTCCCATTCGAAAAGAAACACTCACTCCAGGACGCTTTAATGCAGCTCCATACCATTGTCACCCTACTCAGAAGCGAAGAGGGCTGTCCATGGGACAGGGAACAAACATCCAAGAGTGTTGCAGAGAACCTGCTTGATGAAACCTATGAGTATATCGATGAAGTTATCAAACAGGATTTTCCTGGACAGAGAGAAGAATTGGGTGATGTACTACTTAATGCAATGATGTTGCTGGAGATCCACGAGGAACAGGATGATTTTTCTGTTGTTCAGGCACTCAATGATGTCTGTGAAAAGCTCATCAGAAGACACCCCCATGTATTCTCCACTGCTCAAGTCAGTTCCTCTGGTGAAGTCATTGACCTCTGGAACTCCATCAAGACTACTGTTGAAGGGAAACAAAGCAAGGATGATGATTTTTTCAGCAGGGTGCCATCCTCCCTCCCCCCTCTTGAGATGGCCAATGAGATCCAGAAGAAGATTCGAAAAGTAGGGTTTGATTGGCCTCATATAGATGGGGTGATAGAAAAGGTAGAGGAAGAACTCAGCGAAGTATTACATGCAAAAGACCATCAGGATAATACGGATGAAGACTTGGAAATGGAGCTGGGAGATCTACTATTCGCTACTGTCAACCTAACCCGGTTCCTTGGCTACAATCCCTCGGTTGCTTTGCATCGTTCAAACCAAAAGATGCGCAAGCGTTTCAATGCGCTCTATCAACTGGCAAAGCAGAAGGACGTACCATTGGATCAGGAACATCTTGAGGAGATGGATCAACTTTGGCAGGAGGTCAAGAGCGAGGAAACCCGCTAG
- a CDS encoding tetratricopeptide repeat protein encodes MSNNSKDTAELTLAERIEGSLNRFLGKNKKALIVVAIVVIVGLATLGIVLTVSQNNLQTQFNEIDQLEASYVELQAMGSDDEAYQETYDELVAGLTALAGKGDKYPSLKAEYLLGMVAFQDEEYQKAADSFLSVYTEADGNYLGSLALANAAAAAEELGDDSLALEYYTKIIDEFGFTAAESAKALFGQARLQEKSGNIELSKATFQQLADQFPTSEYAKLATNRLALL; translated from the coding sequence ATGAGTAATAATTCTAAGGATACAGCTGAGTTGACCTTGGCTGAACGAATCGAAGGATCTTTGAACCGCTTCCTAGGCAAGAACAAGAAAGCGTTGATTGTTGTTGCAATTGTGGTGATTGTTGGACTGGCAACATTGGGCATTGTGCTTACCGTGAGCCAGAATAATCTACAGACACAGTTCAACGAGATTGACCAACTAGAAGCCTCATATGTTGAGCTTCAGGCTATGGGAAGCGATGACGAAGCGTACCAGGAGACCTATGATGAACTGGTTGCTGGTCTGACAGCGCTTGCAGGAAAGGGAGATAAATACCCGAGTCTGAAAGCTGAATATCTGTTGGGCATGGTGGCATTCCAGGATGAGGAGTACCAGAAGGCAGCTGACAGCTTCCTTTCTGTCTACACTGAAGCAGATGGTAACTATCTTGGCTCTCTGGCACTTGCCAATGCTGCAGCAGCAGCTGAAGAGCTCGGAGATGATTCTCTGGCACTCGAGTACTACACCAAGATTATTGATGAGTTCGGGTTTACCGCAGCTGAGTCAGCGAAGGCTCTTTTCGGGCAGGCTCGTCTACAAGAGAAATCTGGTAACATTGAGCTGTCAAAGGCAACGTTCCAGCAGCTTGCTGACCAGTTCCCAACTTCCGAGTATGCCAAGCTGGCAACCAACAGACTTGCACTCCTGTAA
- the glmS gene encoding glutamine--fructose-6-phosphate transaminase (isomerizing): MCGIVGYIGNEVSSPILLEALRRLEYRGYDSAGIAVISKERNLQVRKIKGRLSNLELLVEQNPVEGSCGIGHTRWATHGEPSDLNSHPHTDVSQSIAVVHNGIIENHSQLRAWLEKHQVSFASQTDSEVIAHLIDFHYNGDLLLAVRESVARLEGSYAIAVVCADQPDILVVARKDSPLVIGRAEGATLIASDVPPLLSHTREVQYLNDLEVAVLSKDSVHIYNLEGEELSRPPETIDWDMEAAEKCGYEHFMLKEIFEQPKALGDTLRPKLDKQEKLSFPADIELLIKDATHLLITGCGTAYHAAMVASYVIEQVAAIPVEVVIASELRYKRHIRKEGEICILISQSGETADTIAALRMLKNLGIPTLAITNVVGCTLSREADKVLYTNAGPEIAVASTKAFTTQLLSLFSLATLLAKAEQSALLEALQQLPIQAQRLLDRQEDIQRFAANQFNKTKVFFMGRLVDYAISLESALKLKEISYTHSEAFAAGELKHGPIALVDTSTLVVALCTQPSLFTKMDSNIKEVKARGATALVITFEKVHTFDETADMIFRIPETHPLFSPILSVMVSQLYAYYCSVQKGNDPDKPRNLAKSVTVE, translated from the coding sequence ATGTGTGGAATAGTCGGTTATATCGGTAATGAGGTTTCTTCACCAATTCTGCTTGAAGCTCTGAGAAGACTGGAGTACAGGGGCTATGACTCTGCAGGTATTGCAGTCATTTCCAAGGAACGGAACCTGCAAGTAAGGAAGATCAAGGGCAGATTGTCCAATCTTGAACTATTGGTCGAGCAGAATCCTGTTGAAGGGAGCTGTGGGATTGGGCACACCCGTTGGGCAACCCACGGAGAGCCCAGTGATTTGAACAGCCATCCACACACTGATGTTTCCCAAAGTATTGCTGTGGTGCATAACGGTATCATCGAGAATCATAGCCAGCTACGTGCCTGGCTTGAAAAACACCAGGTGTCATTTGCTAGCCAGACCGATAGTGAGGTCATTGCACACTTGATTGACTTCCACTACAACGGAGACCTCTTGCTTGCAGTCAGGGAGTCTGTGGCGCGTCTGGAGGGGTCCTATGCAATTGCTGTGGTCTGTGCAGACCAACCAGACATTTTAGTGGTAGCAAGAAAGGACAGTCCCTTGGTTATTGGCAGAGCTGAGGGTGCCACCTTGATTGCAAGCGATGTTCCTCCGCTTCTTTCCCACACCAGGGAAGTCCAGTATTTGAACGATCTGGAGGTTGCTGTCCTTTCCAAGGATTCAGTACATATCTACAATCTTGAAGGTGAAGAACTCTCTCGTCCGCCTGAGACAATCGATTGGGACATGGAGGCTGCAGAGAAATGCGGCTACGAGCATTTTATGCTCAAGGAGATATTTGAGCAACCCAAGGCGCTAGGTGATACGCTCAGGCCAAAGCTCGACAAGCAGGAAAAACTATCATTTCCGGCGGATATTGAGTTGCTCATCAAGGATGCCACTCATCTTCTGATCACCGGTTGTGGCACTGCATATCATGCTGCAATGGTAGCTTCCTATGTCATTGAACAGGTTGCAGCTATTCCTGTTGAGGTTGTGATTGCTAGTGAACTTCGTTACAAGCGACACATCCGAAAGGAAGGGGAAATATGTATTCTTATCAGCCAAAGCGGGGAGACTGCCGATACGATTGCAGCACTCAGGATGCTGAAGAATCTTGGCATACCAACGTTGGCGATAACCAACGTGGTCGGTTGCACGCTCAGCCGTGAGGCGGACAAGGTGCTGTATACCAATGCCGGCCCTGAGATTGCCGTTGCATCGACAAAGGCGTTTACAACCCAGTTGCTCAGTCTGTTTTCCCTGGCAACCTTGTTGGCGAAAGCGGAACAATCAGCCTTGCTGGAAGCTTTGCAGCAGCTTCCCATCCAAGCACAGCGATTGCTCGACCGGCAGGAGGATATCCAGAGGTTTGCGGCAAACCAATTCAACAAGACCAAGGTGTTCTTCATGGGGAGGCTGGTTGATTATGCCATCAGTCTGGAGAGTGCTTTGAAACTGAAGGAGATAAGCTATACCCACAGTGAAGCGTTTGCTGCAGGTGAGCTCAAACATGGCCCTATAGCGCTCGTCGACACATCCACATTGGTGGTGGCTCTCTGTACCCAACCATCCCTGTTTACAAAAATGGATTCCAATATCAAGGAAGTGAAGGCGAGGGGAGCAACGGCTCTTGTTATAACCTTTGAGAAAGTACATACCTTCGACGAGACTGCTGACATGATCTTCCGCATACCAGAGACTCACCCTCTGTTCAGTCCCATTCTTTCGGTAATGGTAAGTCAACTGTATGCATATTACTGTTCAGTACAGAAGGGAAATGATCCAGACAAACCGAGGAATCTGGCAAAGTCTGTTACCGTGGAGTAA